A part of Halobacillus shinanisalinarum genomic DNA contains:
- the tsf gene encoding translation elongation factor Ts — translation MAINAKMVKELREKTGAGMMDCKKALTENDGDMEKAMEWLREKGISKAQKKADRIAAEGSAHIVVEGNTAALFEVNCETDFVTKNDQFKALLQELGQHLVNQKPETVEEALEQKLHGEGNTINDYITDMVAKIGEKISLRRFVVKEKTDNDAFGAYMHMGGNIGVLTVLEGSTDEAVAKDVAMHVAAVNPRYVSRDEIPESEVDSEREVLKTQALNEGKPEKIVEKMVEGRLNKFFEEICLLEQSFVKDPDQKVKQYVASSKGEIKGFVRFEVGEGMQKREENFADEVMSQVKK, via the coding sequence ATGGCTATTAATGCTAAAATGGTAAAAGAACTTCGTGAAAAAACAGGTGCGGGCATGATGGATTGTAAAAAAGCACTTACTGAAAATGATGGTGACATGGAGAAGGCAATGGAATGGCTCCGTGAAAAAGGTATTTCTAAAGCACAAAAGAAAGCAGATCGCATTGCTGCTGAAGGGTCTGCGCATATCGTAGTCGAAGGCAATACAGCAGCTCTTTTCGAAGTAAACTGCGAAACGGACTTCGTTACAAAAAATGACCAATTCAAAGCATTGCTTCAAGAGCTTGGTCAACACCTTGTGAACCAAAAGCCTGAAACAGTTGAAGAAGCACTTGAGCAAAAACTTCATGGTGAAGGAAATACAATTAATGACTATATCACGGATATGGTAGCTAAAATTGGTGAGAAAATCTCTCTTCGTCGTTTTGTTGTTAAAGAAAAGACGGATAACGATGCATTTGGTGCCTATATGCATATGGGCGGAAACATCGGTGTTCTAACTGTGCTTGAAGGATCAACAGACGAAGCCGTGGCAAAAGATGTAGCCATGCATGTGGCAGCTGTTAACCCTCGTTATGTTTCTCGTGACGAAATCCCTGAGTCAGAAGTAGATAGCGAGCGCGAAGTTTTGAAAACACAAGCACTCAATGAAGGAAAGCCAGAAAAAATTGTTGAAAAAATGGTTGAAGGCCGTTTGAATAAGTTCTTCGAAGAGATTTGCCTGCTTGAGCAAAGCTTTGTTAAAGATCCAGATCAAAAGGTGAAGCAGTATGTGGCTTCTTCTAAAGGTGAAATTAAAGGGTTCGTCCGTTTTGAAGTTGGAGAAGGCATGCAGAAACGTGAAGAAAACTTTGCTGACGAAGTAATGAGCCAAGTTAAAAAATAA
- the pyrH gene encoding UMP kinase, protein MTTARYRRIVLKLSGEALSGKEGFGLEPTIIQSISRQVKEVAELGVEVAVVVGGGNIWRGKVGSEMGMDRANADYMGMLATVMNSLALQDSLENMGIQTRVQTSIEMRQVAEPYIRRKAIRHLEKKRVVIFAAGTGNPYFSTDTTAALRAAEVEADVILMAKNNVDGVYSDDPKVNVEAKKYDQISYLDVLNEGLGVMDSTASSLCMDNDIDLLVFSITEEGNIKKAVMGENIGTIVRGK, encoded by the coding sequence ATGACTACAGCTCGCTATCGTCGCATCGTACTAAAACTGAGTGGAGAAGCCTTAAGTGGTAAAGAAGGTTTCGGTCTTGAACCAACGATTATACAATCCATTTCCCGTCAAGTTAAAGAGGTAGCCGAGTTAGGTGTAGAAGTCGCCGTTGTTGTTGGCGGTGGAAACATTTGGCGTGGTAAAGTAGGAAGTGAAATGGGCATGGACCGTGCAAACGCAGATTACATGGGAATGCTCGCAACAGTAATGAACTCTTTGGCCCTTCAAGACAGTTTGGAAAACATGGGTATTCAAACACGTGTCCAAACATCAATTGAAATGAGACAAGTTGCAGAGCCTTATATACGCAGAAAAGCGATCCGCCACCTGGAGAAAAAACGGGTTGTTATTTTCGCAGCCGGTACTGGTAATCCTTATTTTTCTACGGATACAACCGCAGCATTACGTGCAGCAGAAGTTGAAGCAGATGTGATATTAATGGCCAAAAATAATGTCGATGGTGTATACTCGGATGATCCTAAAGTGAACGTCGAGGCTAAGAAATATGACCAAATTTCCTATTTGGATGTGCTTAATGAAGGTTTAGGTGTTATGGATTCTACAGCTTCTTCTTTATGTATGGACAACGATATCGATTTATTGGTATTCTCTATTACAGAAGAAGGTAACATTAAAAAGGCCGTAATGGGCGAAAATATTGGAACTATTGTTAGGGGGAAATAA